The Deinococcus koreensis genome window below encodes:
- a CDS encoding amino acid ABC transporter permease — MNTEQLQLVLQSAVQALPTLLAATPVTLGYALAAMLLGLPLGFLVALSRLSRFAGLRGASSLFVSFIRGTPLLVQIFVIYYGLPSLGITLNPVAGGIIALTLNAAAYLSETIRAAILSIPRGQREAATSLGLNPSQTMRLVVLPQAARVALPSLSNTLIGLVKDTSLVSVITVVELLRSAQLVIARTFEPFGPYLAAALIYWAISSLLEVVQRVLERRFARGG; from the coding sequence ATGAACACCGAACAGCTTCAACTCGTGCTGCAGAGCGCCGTGCAAGCCCTGCCGACCCTGCTGGCGGCCACGCCGGTCACGCTGGGCTACGCGCTGGCGGCCATGCTGTTGGGGCTGCCGCTGGGCTTTCTGGTGGCCCTCTCAAGGCTCTCGCGTTTCGCGGGCCTGCGCGGGGCCAGCAGCCTGTTCGTGTCGTTCATCCGGGGCACGCCGCTGCTGGTGCAGATTTTCGTCATCTACTACGGCCTGCCCAGCCTGGGGATCACGCTGAATCCGGTCGCGGGGGGGATCATCGCGCTGACGCTGAACGCCGCCGCTTACCTCTCGGAAACGATCCGGGCGGCCATCCTGAGCATCCCCAGAGGCCAGCGCGAGGCGGCCACCAGCCTGGGCCTCAATCCGTCCCAGACCATGCGGCTGGTCGTGCTGCCGCAGGCCGCGCGGGTGGCGCTGCCCAGCCTGAGCAACACGCTGATCGGGCTGGTGAAGGACACCTCGCTGGTTTCGGTGATCACGGTGGTGGAGCTGCTCAGAAGCGCCCAGCTCGTGATCGCGCGCACCTTCGAGCCCTTCGGGCCGTACCTGGCCGCCGCGCTGATCTACTGGGCCATCAGCTCCCTGCTGGAAGTGGTGCAGCGCGTGCTGGAACGCCGCTTCGCGCGGGGCGGCTGA
- a CDS encoding flavin monoamine oxidase family protein, which yields MDTDVIVVGAGLAGLTAARRLSQAGRRVRVLEARDRVGGRTHTLRLPVTGVSVDVGGQWVGPNQPNIMALLGELGLETFPTHDQGQNLARLGGRMLRYRGLIPPLPVPVLADYALLERRFLALSRTIPPGAPWTAPGAAELDAQTFDTWITRHARTAQTRALMRLYAGAVFSADPAEMSLLHALTYTAHGGGINGHTLVRGHALQDRVLGGAQAIAQRLADGLEDVRLESPVSRVGQDDSGVTLHTPQGRHRAAHAILAVPPALWSGVAFEPPLPARRAQLQQRLPMGAVIKFMAVYERPFWRSAGLSGLAISDTGPVTVTFDNSPPQGTPGILLGFIEGGHARELMELDEEARRKAALDSLARLFGDQALRPLETVQRDWAAEAHSGGCYGALFGPGVWTGYGPALRESVGRLHWAGAETARIWMNYMDGAVESGERAAREVLDREG from the coding sequence ATGGACACGGACGTCATCGTGGTCGGCGCCGGCCTCGCGGGTCTGACCGCGGCCCGGCGGCTCTCCCAGGCGGGCCGGCGCGTGCGGGTGCTCGAGGCACGTGACCGGGTGGGCGGGCGCACGCACACCCTCCGGCTGCCGGTCACCGGCGTCAGCGTGGACGTGGGCGGGCAGTGGGTCGGGCCCAACCAGCCGAACATCATGGCCCTGCTGGGCGAGCTGGGCCTGGAGACCTTCCCCACCCATGACCAGGGGCAGAACCTGGCGCGGCTGGGCGGCCGGATGCTGAGGTACAGGGGGCTGATCCCGCCGCTGCCGGTGCCCGTGCTGGCCGACTACGCCCTGCTGGAGCGCCGCTTCCTGGCCCTCTCGCGCACCATTCCGCCAGGCGCCCCCTGGACGGCCCCCGGCGCCGCCGAACTGGACGCCCAGACCTTCGACACCTGGATCACCCGCCACGCCCGCACCGCGCAGACCCGCGCGCTGATGCGCCTGTACGCCGGAGCGGTCTTCAGCGCCGACCCCGCCGAGATGAGCCTGCTGCATGCGCTGACCTACACCGCGCATGGCGGCGGCATCAACGGGCACACCCTGGTTCGCGGCCACGCCCTGCAGGACCGCGTGCTGGGCGGCGCCCAGGCCATCGCCCAGCGCCTCGCGGACGGGCTGGAGGATGTGCGGCTGGAGAGCCCCGTGAGCCGCGTCGGGCAGGACGACTCCGGCGTGACCCTGCACACGCCGCAGGGCAGGCACCGCGCCGCGCACGCCATCCTGGCGGTGCCGCCGGCCCTGTGGTCGGGCGTGGCCTTTGAGCCTCCCCTGCCCGCCCGCCGCGCCCAGCTTCAGCAGCGCCTCCCAATGGGCGCCGTCATCAAATTCATGGCCGTATACGAGCGCCCCTTCTGGCGGAGCGCCGGCCTGAGCGGCCTGGCGATCAGCGACACCGGCCCGGTCACCGTGACCTTCGACAACTCGCCGCCCCAGGGCACGCCGGGCATCCTGCTGGGCTTCATCGAGGGTGGGCACGCCCGCGAGCTGATGGAGCTGGACGAGGAGGCCCGCCGGAAGGCCGCGCTGGACTCCCTGGCCCGGCTGTTCGGAGATCAGGCCCTGCGCCCGCTGGAGACCGTGCAGCGCGACTGGGCGGCCGAGGCCCACAGCGGCGGCTGTTACGGCGCCCTGTTCGGCCCCGGCGTCTGGACGGGCTACGGCCCGGCGCTGCGCGAAAGCGTGGGCCGGCTGCACTGGGCGGGCGCCGAGACCGCGCGGATCTGGATGAACTACATGGACGGCGCGGTGGAGAGCGGCGAGCGGGCCGCGCGGGAGGTGCTGGACAGGGAAGGATGA
- a CDS encoding LysE family translocator encodes MPDLSTLLTFSAAALALLLVPGPSVLYIVARSLQGGRRSGLVSALGVQTGGLVHVLAATVGVSALVMSSALLFTALKVVGAGYLIYLGVRTLLGRDGSAELPTPPAQPLGRVFLQGALVNALNPKTALFFLAFLPQFVNPARGPVAPQTLALGALFLALATLSDGTYALLAGSVGRRLQGNRVFARRQKYVTGGVYIALGVGTATVGHG; translated from the coding sequence ATGCCTGACCTCTCCACCCTCCTGACCTTCTCGGCCGCGGCGCTGGCGCTGCTGCTGGTGCCGGGGCCCAGCGTGCTGTACATCGTGGCGCGCAGTCTGCAGGGGGGGCGGCGCTCTGGGCTGGTCTCGGCGCTGGGGGTGCAGACGGGCGGACTGGTGCATGTGCTGGCGGCCACCGTGGGCGTCTCCGCGCTGGTGATGTCGTCGGCGCTGCTGTTCACGGCGCTGAAGGTCGTCGGGGCGGGGTACCTGATCTATCTGGGCGTCCGCACCCTGCTGGGCCGCGACGGGAGCGCCGAGCTGCCGACCCCGCCCGCGCAGCCGCTGGGGCGGGTGTTCCTGCAGGGCGCGCTGGTCAACGCCCTGAACCCCAAGACGGCGCTGTTCTTCCTGGCCTTCCTGCCGCAGTTCGTGAATCCGGCGCGTGGCCCGGTGGCCCCGCAGACCCTGGCGCTGGGGGCGCTGTTCCTGGCCCTGGCGACCCTCAGCGACGGTACCTACGCGCTGCTGGCGGGCAGCGTGGGCCGGCGGCTGCAGGGCAACCGGGTGTTTGCCCGACGCCAGAAGTACGTCACGGGCGGCGTCTACATCGCGCTGGGCGTGGGCACGGCCACGGTCGGGCACGGCTAG
- the ttcA gene encoding tRNA 2-thiocytidine(32) synthetase TtcA — protein sequence MTQPAPTPPPRPADPARLLRPIVKGAAQAIADYRMIGDGDLVMVCLSGGKDSYTLLDVLLHLQRRAPIDFGIVAVNLDQGQPGFPAHVLPGYLDALGVRFEPIRQDTYSVVKAKTRPGQTTCTLCSRLRRGALYAQATRLGATRIALGHHREDILQTLFLNLFFGARLKAMPPKLQSDDGRHVVIRPLAYVPESEIVAYAQARAFPIIPCDLCGAQPNLQRQVVGEMLRGWEREHPGRLQNILRALGQVSLSHLLDRALYDFAGLSVSPQEGDRAFDGDEFPEKEFLAGLDEMEMLG from the coding sequence ATGACCCAGCCTGCCCCGACTCCGCCACCCCGCCCGGCCGACCCCGCCCGCCTGCTGCGGCCCATCGTGAAGGGCGCCGCGCAGGCCATCGCCGATTACCGCATGATCGGGGACGGCGACCTCGTGATGGTCTGCCTCTCGGGCGGCAAGGACTCCTACACGCTGCTGGACGTGCTGCTGCACCTGCAGCGCAGGGCCCCCATCGACTTCGGGATCGTGGCGGTCAACCTGGATCAGGGGCAGCCGGGCTTCCCCGCCCACGTGCTGCCGGGGTATCTGGACGCGCTGGGGGTGCGTTTCGAACCCATCCGGCAGGACACCTACTCGGTCGTGAAGGCGAAGACCAGGCCGGGCCAGACCACCTGTACGCTGTGCAGCCGCCTGCGCCGGGGCGCCCTATACGCGCAGGCCACCCGCCTGGGGGCCACCAGGATCGCGCTGGGGCACCACCGCGAGGACATCCTGCAGACGCTCTTCCTCAACCTGTTCTTCGGCGCCCGCCTGAAGGCCATGCCGCCCAAACTGCAGTCCGACGACGGCCGGCACGTGGTGATCCGCCCGCTGGCCTACGTGCCCGAGAGCGAGATCGTGGCCTACGCCCAGGCCCGCGCGTTCCCGATCATCCCCTGCGACCTGTGCGGCGCCCAGCCGAACCTGCAGCGTCAGGTGGTGGGCGAGATGCTGCGCGGCTGGGAGCGCGAGCATCCGGGCCGTCTGCAGAACATCCTGCGGGCGCTGGGCCAGGTGAGCCTCAGCCACCTGCTCGACCGCGCGCTGTACGACTTCGCGGGCCTGAGTGTGTCGCCGCAGGAGGGCGACCGGGCCTTCGATGGCGACGAGTTCCCCGAAAAAGAGTTCCTGGCGGGGCTGGACGAGATGGAGATGCTGGGCTGA
- a CDS encoding class I SAM-dependent methyltransferase, producing the protein MAAPIPLRSPGRPLLTALLTGLVLTQLGLRLWIRRWPRPIPYGWAWLLENPWRRSYRDPERLAAACALRAGDEVLEAGCGSGLFTPALAAHCAHLSALDIEPRYLAQTARKTAGLGNVTLLQGDLAALPCPDASLDVVVLISVLTEVPRPVDALRECRRVLRPGGRVVIGEEFFGPEYVRAGTVERWAREAGLRPLGRQGNPWAYLQTYAGPA; encoded by the coding sequence ATGGCCGCCCCGATCCCCCTGCGCTCGCCCGGCCGCCCGCTGCTAACCGCCCTGCTGACCGGCCTCGTGCTGACCCAGCTTGGCCTGCGGCTGTGGATCCGGCGCTGGCCCCGCCCCATTCCCTACGGCTGGGCGTGGCTGCTGGAAAACCCCTGGCGCCGCAGTTACCGCGACCCGGAGCGGCTGGCCGCCGCCTGCGCCCTGCGCGCAGGCGACGAGGTGCTGGAGGCCGGCTGCGGCTCGGGCCTGTTCACGCCCGCGCTGGCCGCCCACTGCGCCCACCTGAGCGCGCTGGACATCGAGCCGCGCTACCTGGCCCAGACGGCCCGGAAAACGGCCGGACTGGGCAACGTCACGCTGCTGCAGGGCGACCTGGCGGCGCTGCCCTGCCCCGACGCCAGCCTGGACGTGGTCGTGCTGATCTCGGTGCTGACCGAAGTGCCCCGGCCGGTGGACGCGCTGCGCGAATGCCGGCGGGTGCTGAGGCCCGGCGGTCGCGTGGTCATCGGGGAGGAGTTCTTCGGCCCGGAGTACGTGCGGGCCGGCACGGTGGAGCGCTGGGCGCGGGAGGCGGGGCTGCGGCCACTCGGCCGCCAGGGCAACCCCTGGGCGTACCTGCAGACCTACGCCGGGCCAGCCTGA
- a CDS encoding DUF998 domain-containing protein, whose protein sequence is MQTRRVRQALGAGVALPLVYFGVQALAAPFYPEFSLVGTTASDLGSPQSRLPGVLNAGALLCGLLGLGAAAGYAGALRRLRVGIWPTALLVVALVLGALGNLWAGTFPQPDPRHARNPFTPGLLLTPPLLLWALWRPAPAALRWFLILALLALVALAAVLSGILPVDRAGQDGLWQRLLGVVVFVPLGLGAAWLRRALDGP, encoded by the coding sequence ATGCAGACTCGCCGTGTCCGGCAGGCCCTGGGCGCCGGGGTCGCCCTGCCGCTGGTGTATTTCGGTGTGCAGGCGCTGGCCGCGCCCTTCTACCCGGAATTCAGTCTGGTCGGCACGACCGCCAGCGACCTGGGCTCGCCGCAGTCGCGCCTGCCGGGGGTGCTGAACGCGGGGGCCCTGCTGTGCGGCCTGCTGGGCCTGGGCGCCGCCGCCGGCTACGCGGGGGCCCTGCGCCGCCTGCGGGTGGGGATCTGGCCCACCGCGCTGCTGGTCGTGGCCCTGGTGCTGGGCGCCCTGGGGAACCTCTGGGCCGGCACGTTTCCGCAGCCCGATCCCCGACATGCCCGCAACCCCTTCACGCCCGGACTGCTGCTGACCCCGCCGCTGCTGCTCTGGGCGCTGTGGCGGCCGGCACCTGCCGCGCTGCGCTGGTTTCTGATCCTCGCGCTGCTGGCCCTGGTCGCCCTGGCCGCGGTGCTGTCGGGAATCCTGCCCGTGGATCGCGCGGGGCAGGACGGGCTGTGGCAGCGCCTGCTGGGCGTGGTCGTCTTCGTGCCGCTGGGGCTGGGGGCCGCCTGGCTGCGGCGCGCGCTGGATGGGCCCTGA
- a CDS encoding DUF1266 domain-containing protein, with protein sequence MSFWNLVLPLLVGLGLAALWWIGKAVIEGGREGLKEAGEELAQEKAAKDAAAAEAARQHQEAVEAAAQALSPADRFALNLRAPFTEVWTDIFEDLQMGRPLEMFYRLTPPAGKESELRESLDEGWDIMDHASAMSSLAWLLGGGHRSQYALVRAAVLAGEPLPELKREAGVVRRWEAQVGEVGALAFDLARAVDVAAQSCALGYLSEAQCWKILNQCRQMVLDGFPRPSGEENAGWALYGQSFLAGAEFWKSGGLVDGARNKRYVKGIQWLLENADSPWRRDPWPADGTVLAGRSAEVAPTSLN encoded by the coding sequence ATGTCCTTCTGGAATCTGGTGTTGCCCCTGCTGGTGGGCCTCGGGCTGGCCGCGCTGTGGTGGATCGGCAAAGCGGTGATCGAGGGCGGGCGCGAGGGCCTGAAGGAAGCGGGCGAGGAACTGGCCCAGGAGAAGGCGGCGAAAGACGCGGCGGCGGCAGAGGCGGCCCGGCAGCACCAGGAGGCGGTCGAGGCGGCGGCCCAGGCCCTGAGCCCCGCTGACCGCTTCGCCCTGAACCTGCGAGCGCCCTTTACCGAGGTCTGGACGGACATCTTCGAGGATCTGCAGATGGGCCGCCCACTGGAGATGTTCTACCGGCTCACGCCTCCCGCCGGCAAGGAATCGGAGCTGAGGGAGTCGCTGGATGAGGGCTGGGACATCATGGATCACGCCTCGGCCATGTCCAGTCTGGCGTGGCTGCTGGGCGGGGGCCACCGTTCCCAGTACGCGCTGGTGCGCGCGGCGGTGCTGGCCGGCGAGCCGCTGCCCGAGCTGAAGCGGGAAGCGGGCGTGGTGCGCCGGTGGGAGGCCCAGGTGGGTGAGGTCGGCGCCCTGGCCTTCGATCTGGCGCGGGCGGTGGACGTGGCGGCGCAGTCGTGCGCGCTGGGCTACCTGAGTGAAGCGCAGTGCTGGAAGATCCTGAACCAGTGCCGCCAGATGGTTCTGGACGGCTTTCCCCGGCCCAGCGGAGAGGAGAACGCCGGCTGGGCGCTGTACGGCCAGAGCTTCCTGGCAGGGGCCGAGTTCTGGAAGTCGGGCGGTCTGGTGGATGGGGCGCGCAATAAGCGATATGTCAAAGGGATTCAGTGGCTACTGGAGAACGCCGACAGCCCCTGGCGCCGTGATCCCTGGCCTGCGGACGGGACGGTGCTGGCGGGCCGGAGCGCGGAGGTCGCGCCCACCTCGCTGAATTGA
- a CDS encoding DUF4153 domain-containing protein, with the protein MTSEASGSSAGPLLLTPAPPTAHTLPRPAKRALPLGLALGLAVAAHGLTRGAGPAGLNLPLIILLFSGVALWGLRRRPSDLPSAEPFPPATPSPEGLLLLGTALAFGVGFTLRGVPETLGFLNALALGLCLLLGAAFLRFPGLSGAGVWGMVGATLGGALRLIYGPLALLERFPWARLQVARGTGLSRAVVGAALTLPVLLVFGGLLGRADQGFGQLLAGLLHWQMTGLIQHTFTLVWWAALMGGLLYPALMALRPTPFPPSGIVLPRLGLIEVGLPLGALSALFVVFVLTQLPYFLSGGTLPDGLTFAEYIRKGFGELMTVAFLSLMLLLSAFALTRPDVRAGLPYRLLNLAVLAPLALVILSAANRWQLYTQAYGLSEIRVLGAAFLVWVVLALAGLTWALWRGEVRRFAFPALLLGCATLLGTTALDPAALIARVNIARQTAGTTNALRSQPQRADVAELLRLGPGSVPMIVANLDTLARVCGPAEDCADPRARQRVIDQLHDRYDAPRDPRVWNLAYARAHSLVQTLPPRSPSGDRSSHPSLD; encoded by the coding sequence ATGACCTCCGAGGCGTCCGGTTCCAGCGCAGGCCCCCTCCTCCTGACCCCCGCCCCGCCCACGGCGCACACCCTGCCCCGTCCGGCGAAGCGGGCGCTGCCGCTGGGGCTCGCGCTGGGGCTGGCCGTGGCGGCGCACGGGCTGACCCGGGGCGCGGGGCCGGCGGGGCTGAACCTGCCGCTGATCATCCTGCTGTTCTCGGGCGTGGCCCTGTGGGGGCTGCGGCGCCGACCCAGTGATCTGCCGTCCGCCGAGCCCTTTCCCCCCGCCACGCCCTCCCCCGAGGGGCTGCTGCTGCTGGGCACGGCGCTGGCCTTCGGGGTGGGCTTCACGCTGCGCGGCGTGCCGGAGACGCTGGGGTTCCTGAACGCGCTGGCGCTGGGGCTGTGCCTGCTGCTGGGCGCGGCCTTCCTGCGTTTTCCGGGGCTGAGCGGTGCGGGCGTGTGGGGCATGGTCGGCGCGACTCTGGGCGGCGCCTTGCGGCTGATCTACGGGCCGCTGGCCCTGCTGGAACGCTTTCCCTGGGCCCGCCTGCAAGTGGCGCGCGGCACCGGCCTGTCCCGCGCGGTGGTCGGGGCGGCGCTGACCCTGCCGGTGCTGCTGGTGTTCGGGGGGCTGCTGGGCCGCGCGGATCAGGGCTTCGGGCAGCTGCTGGCCGGGCTGCTGCACTGGCAGATGACGGGCCTGATCCAGCACACCTTCACCCTGGTCTGGTGGGCCGCGCTGATGGGCGGGCTGCTCTACCCCGCGCTGATGGCCCTGCGCCCCACGCCCTTCCCTCCGTCCGGCATCGTGCTGCCGCGCCTGGGGCTGATCGAGGTCGGGCTGCCGCTGGGCGCGCTCTCGGCCCTGTTCGTGGTGTTCGTGCTCACGCAGCTTCCCTATTTCCTGAGCGGCGGCACCCTGCCGGACGGCCTGACCTTTGCCGAATACATCCGCAAAGGCTTCGGCGAACTGATGACCGTGGCCTTCCTGAGCCTCATGCTGCTGTTGAGCGCCTTCGCCCTGACCCGCCCGGACGTGCGCGCGGGGCTGCCCTACCGCCTGCTGAATCTGGCCGTGCTGGCCCCGCTGGCGCTGGTGATCCTGAGCGCCGCCAACCGCTGGCAGCTCTACACCCAGGCCTACGGTCTGAGCGAGATCCGCGTGCTGGGCGCGGCCTTTCTGGTCTGGGTCGTGCTGGCGCTGGCGGGCCTGACCTGGGCGCTGTGGCGGGGCGAGGTGCGGCGCTTCGCCTTCCCCGCGCTGCTGCTGGGCTGCGCCACGCTGCTGGGCACCACGGCGCTTGACCCCGCTGCACTGATCGCCCGCGTGAACATCGCGCGGCAGACGGCCGGCACCACGAACGCCCTACGCTCGCAGCCCCAGAGGGCAGACGTCGCGGAACTCCTTAGGCTGGGGCCGGGTTCGGTGCCCATGATCGTGGCGAACCTGGACACGCTGGCCCGCGTCTGCGGCCCGGCCGAGGACTGCGCCGACCCCCGCGCCCGGCAGCGGGTGATCGACCAACTACACGACCGCTACGACGCCCCCCGCGATCCCCGCGTCTGGAACCTCGCCTATGCCCGCGCGCACTCGCTGGTACAGACGCTGCCGCCGCGCTCCCCGTCTGGAGACCGATCCAGCCACCCGTCCCTGGACTGA
- a CDS encoding M24 family metallopeptidase, producing the protein MTSATSPIQRMQQALASTDLGGWLIYDFRGLNPHAATVLGLPTGAFLTRRFFVWVPRAGQAVVLHNHIEGGTWRSITQGWDAELRPFGSHGELDAALGRVVAGQRLAMEYSPNGEVPYVSRVDAGTLERVRAAGAAEIVTSADLLQAFLVWSPEDLAAHRRAVDVLMAAKDAAYELIHDRLKAGRPVTELDAQAVIMERIAAAGMDAGHPVNVSFGVNAADSHYEPGGELNATLRAGECVLIDLWAQEPGRPFADVTWVGFAGEPGAEYLDAWTAVSRARDAALERLRRMHAQDGWGRIQGWMLDRAARDTMGDEWGPYFLHRTGHDLGVQIHGAGANLDDYETHDTRALTPGLGVTVEPGTYPAARGFGIRSEVNIYLAPGGPEVTTPVQARPFVLGSGDWAQVRRAALGS; encoded by the coding sequence ATGACCTCAGCAACTTCCCCTATCCAGCGAATGCAGCAGGCGCTGGCCTCCACCGACTTGGGCGGCTGGCTGATCTACGATTTCCGGGGCCTGAACCCGCACGCCGCGACCGTGCTGGGGCTGCCCACGGGCGCCTTCCTAACCCGGCGGTTCTTCGTGTGGGTGCCGCGTGCGGGACAGGCGGTGGTGCTGCACAACCACATCGAGGGCGGCACCTGGCGCAGCATCACCCAGGGCTGGGACGCCGAGTTACGGCCCTTCGGCTCGCACGGCGAGCTGGACGCCGCGCTGGGCCGGGTGGTGGCCGGGCAGCGGCTGGCGATGGAGTATTCCCCGAACGGCGAGGTGCCCTACGTGAGCCGCGTGGACGCCGGGACGCTGGAGCGCGTGCGTGCGGCGGGGGCGGCAGAGATCGTGACCAGCGCCGATCTGCTGCAGGCCTTCCTGGTGTGGTCGCCCGAGGATCTGGCCGCGCACCGCCGCGCCGTGGACGTGCTGATGGCCGCCAAGGACGCCGCCTACGAGTTGATCCACGACCGCCTGAAGGCCGGGCGGCCGGTGACCGAACTCGACGCCCAGGCGGTGATCATGGAGCGTATCGCGGCCGCCGGCATGGACGCCGGGCACCCGGTCAACGTGAGCTTCGGCGTGAACGCGGCCGACAGCCATTACGAGCCGGGCGGCGAGCTGAACGCCACGCTCAGGGCGGGCGAGTGCGTGCTGATCGACCTGTGGGCGCAGGAGCCGGGCCGCCCCTTCGCCGACGTGACCTGGGTAGGCTTCGCTGGAGAGCCGGGCGCCGAATATCTGGACGCCTGGACGGCGGTGAGCCGGGCGCGCGACGCCGCGCTGGAACGCCTTCGCCGCATGCACGCGCAGGATGGCTGGGGCCGCATCCAGGGCTGGATGCTCGACCGGGCGGCCAGAGACACGATGGGCGACGAGTGGGGCCCCTACTTCCTGCACCGCACCGGCCACGACCTGGGCGTGCAGATCCACGGGGCGGGCGCCAACCTCGACGACTACGAGACCCACGACACCCGCGCCCTGACGCCCGGCCTGGGCGTGACCGTGGAGCCCGGCACCTACCCGGCCGCGCGGGGCTTCGGCATCCGCAGTGAAGTCAACATCTATCTGGCCCCGGGCGGCCCGGAGGTCACGACGCCGGTGCAGGCGCGGCCCTTCGTGCTGGGCAGCGGCGACTGGGCGCAGGTACGCCGCGCCGCGCTCGGGTCATAA
- a CDS encoding SDR family oxidoreductase — protein sequence MANLSSSIVMLTGAGGALATAIAQELDDAGAQMVLVGRGEALERATDRFPATEVLDLDLTNPASVEELRKVKVDILVHTVGAFAMQDAQKATTDDLRAMFDANMLSLFHAVQGVLPHMLRRKDGLIMGVSAGQAARMSGPRAALYTASKAAVAAYVLSLHDELKAKGVRGCVLYPMGAIDTPANRDAGLKWETMIDARGLAKSVAHTLTRPDRAHITEIKVFPDEEK from the coding sequence ATGGCGAACCTCAGCTCCTCGATAGTCATGCTGACCGGCGCCGGTGGCGCCCTGGCGACCGCCATTGCCCAGGAACTCGACGACGCCGGCGCCCAGATGGTGCTCGTCGGGCGCGGCGAGGCCCTGGAGCGCGCCACCGACCGCTTCCCCGCCACCGAGGTGCTCGATCTCGACCTGACCAACCCCGCCAGCGTGGAGGAACTCCGCAAGGTCAAGGTGGACATCCTGGTGCACACGGTCGGCGCCTTCGCCATGCAGGACGCGCAGAAGGCCACCACCGACGACCTGCGGGCGATGTTCGACGCCAACATGCTCAGCCTGTTCCACGCGGTTCAGGGCGTGCTGCCGCACATGCTCAGGCGCAAGGACGGCCTGATCATGGGCGTCAGCGCCGGGCAGGCTGCCCGCATGAGCGGCCCCCGGGCGGCGCTGTACACGGCCAGCAAGGCGGCCGTCGCCGCCTACGTGCTCAGCCTGCACGACGAGCTGAAGGCCAAGGGCGTGCGCGGCTGCGTGCTGTACCCGATGGGCGCCATCGACACGCCCGCCAACCGCGACGCCGGCCTCAAGTGGGAAACCATGATCGACGCTCGCGGCCTCGCCAAATCGGTGGCCCATACCCTGACCCGCCCGGATCGCGCCCACATCACCGAGATCAAGGTGTTTCCGGACGAGGAAAAGTAG